A region from the Arachis ipaensis cultivar K30076 chromosome B01, Araip1.1, whole genome shotgun sequence genome encodes:
- the LOC107630183 gene encoding 14 kDa proline-rich protein DC2.15: protein MASNRASSSIALFLIINVLFFALVSGCGNKCNNRPSPNPNPNPSGGGACPRDALKLGVCANVLNGLLNVTLGQPPVTPCCSLLNGLVDLEAAVCLCTALKANVLGINLNLPISLSLLLNVCSKKVPHGFQCN, encoded by the coding sequence ATGGCTTCCAACAGAGCTAGTTCCTCCATTGCTCTTTTCCTCATAATCAATGTTCTCTTCTTTGCACTTGTCTCCGGATGCGGAAACAAGTGCAATAATAGACCTAGTCCTAACCCAAACCCTAACCCTTCAGGTGGTGGAGCATGTCCACGTGACGCGCTCAAACTTGGCGTGTGCGCCAACGTTCTCAACGGCTTGTTGAATGTAACTTTGGGGCAGCCACCGGTGACTCCTTGCTGCTCCCTCCTCAACGGCCTCGTCGATCTTGAAGCCGCCGTTTGCCTCTGCACCGCCCTTAAGGCAAATGTTTTGGGCATCAATCTCAACCTTCCCATCTCCCTCAGCTTGCTCCTCAATGTTTGCTCAAAGAAAGTGCCACATGGATTCCAATGTAACTAA
- the LOC107606742 gene encoding sodium/hydrogen exchanger 3-like: MDALDIEKWRFISQSPGKSVGISSVLLGLILFGRAAFVFPLSFLSNLLQKSPHVKIDMKQQVTIWWSGLMRGAVSIVLAYNQMK; encoded by the exons ATGGATGCACTGGACATAGAGAAGTGGCGATTCATAAGCCAAAG TCCTGGAAAATCAGTTGGGATCAGTTCAGTGCTTCTAGGACTTATCCTATTTGGAAGAGCAGCATTTGTTTTCCCTCTCTCATTCTTATCCAATTTGCTCCAGAAATCCCCACATGTGAAAATTGACATGAAGCAACAA GTCACAATCTGGTGGTCTGGTCTCATGCGAGGTGCTGTTTCTATAGTACTTGCTTACAACCAGATGAAGTAA